The following proteins come from a genomic window of Aspergillus oryzae RIB40 DNA, chromosome 4:
- a CDS encoding metallophosphatase domain-containing protein (phosphoesterases) — protein sequence MTSPYHRRPIPDYFLASPLATFLYPLHHILLRLRGPPRLPPPDAHPIRVVCISDTHTLEWDDVPDGDLLIHAGDLCNDGSVREIQAAVDWLQGLPHPHKVVICGNHDSYFDVRSRLEEDRDKSFATVSSSTASLRSIDDLESPHRIDWGDIHYLQHSAVTISFPPPSSTGSRARSLTIYGAPQIPALVPFGPEHAFTYPPHYDAWSGTVPPNTDILVTHTPPQSHLDLSPVYSTGCPFLLTEAWRVQPALHVFGHIHAAYGMEPVYWDEAQKAWERLCASRRRRARNGRFSSLFGFLRDLFDISGWVDSARVVVYGVLGVVWAKVWGGENRGCGWMVNAACMSRDSKGLSNKPQVVVL from the coding sequence atgACCTCTCCCTACCATCGCCGTCCTATACCAGATTACTTCCTCGCCTCCCCACTTGCCACCTTCCTctatcctctccaccacatTCTCCTCAGACTCCGCGGACCACCTCGATTACCTCCACCAGACGCCCACCCTATCCGAGTGGTCTGCATCTCCGACACCCACACGCTCGAATGGGACGATGTGCCAGATGGTGACCTTTTAATACACGCCGGCGATCTATGCAACGATGGCAGCGTGCGCGAGATCCAAGCAGCGGTAGACTGGCTACAAGGACTGCCCCATCCCCACAAGGTAGTCATCTGCGGCAATCACGACAGCTACTTCGACGTACGGTCGCGACTGGAAGAAGACCGGGACAAATCCTTCGCAACGGTCTCCTCCTCTACTGCCTCTCTCCGCTCCATCGATGACCTCGAAAGTCCCCACCGCATCGACTGGGGTGACATCCACTACCTTCAACACTCCGCCGTGACCATCTCCTTCCCTCCACCTTCATCCACCGGCTCTCGTGCCCGCTCCCTCACCATCTACGGCGCCCCTCAAATCCCCGCCCTTGTCCCCTTCGGCCCCGAACACGCCTTCACCTATCCACCCCACTACGACGCCTGGTCAGGCACCGTACCACCAAACACCGACATCCTCGTCACCCACACCCCACCACAATCCCATCTGGATCTCTCCCCCGTCTACTCCACCGGTTGCCCGTTCCTCCTCACAGAAGCATGGCGCGTCCAGCCTGCTCTTCACGTATTCGGGCACATCCACGCCGCCTACGGCATGGAGCCAGTTTACTGGGACGAGGCGCAGAAAGCATGGGAACGACTCTGTGCGTCGCGGCGACGACGGGCCCGTAACGGCCGTTTCAGCTCgctcttcggcttcctccGAGACCTATTCGATATTTCCGGATGGGTTGACTCGGCCCGGGTCGTGGTGTATGGTGTTTTGGGAGTGGTGTGGGCTAAAGTTTGGGGTGGTGAAAATCGCGGCTGCGGGTGGATGGTGAATGCAGCTTGCATGTCTCGGGATTCGAAAGGATTGTCGAATAAGCCGCAGGTTGTGGTTTTGTAA